In Bacteriovorax sp. Seq25_V, a single genomic region encodes these proteins:
- a CDS encoding PLP-dependent decarboxylase: MSDFSFKRHEKEIEKLIKRLDSSFYFYDLDKLESHLSYISNNKDEAIKLFFACKANPLSSILKLIRNLGIGVDVASLGELSQVVSSGVKASDIISTGPSKSRGYMSHLLRNEINCTVIESFYQLQWLEEVAKKEGVKARALLRVQLEWDNAEKSVLGGDEITAFGLDEKTWREIDLSQFPNVQVLGFHTFQWGNILEVSKLENIWDKACEKLKTLAAQMNLNLDIIDLGGGLGIPYQNQTTTIDFKDINAALVRLKEKHQLKTIWMELGRYAVGDCGFYMSQVIDRKNVRGRDILVLDGGINHIARPALTDQAFPCHVFKKENPTSTKEFHVHGPLCTALDKLGVFELPENTDYGDWLVFSQCGAYGFTEAMPFFLCHNLPAEVVSYKGDIMTPRVIKSSSDWLV, encoded by the coding sequence TTCTTTCTATTTCTATGACCTGGACAAACTAGAGTCACACCTCTCATATATTTCCAACAATAAAGATGAGGCCATTAAGCTCTTCTTTGCTTGCAAGGCCAATCCCCTTTCATCAATTTTAAAACTTATCCGCAACCTTGGTATCGGAGTTGATGTCGCAAGCCTTGGTGAACTTTCACAAGTAGTCTCAAGTGGTGTAAAAGCTTCGGATATCATCTCAACAGGCCCTAGCAAGAGTCGCGGATATATGAGTCATCTTCTTCGTAATGAAATTAACTGTACCGTCATCGAAAGCTTCTATCAGCTTCAGTGGCTTGAAGAAGTGGCAAAGAAAGAAGGTGTAAAAGCACGTGCTCTTCTTCGCGTCCAACTAGAATGGGACAATGCTGAAAAGTCAGTCCTTGGAGGTGATGAAATTACGGCCTTCGGACTTGATGAAAAAACTTGGAGAGAAATTGATCTCTCACAATTCCCAAATGTGCAGGTGCTAGGATTTCATACTTTCCAGTGGGGCAATATTCTCGAGGTTTCAAAACTTGAAAATATTTGGGATAAAGCATGTGAGAAGTTAAAAACTCTCGCGGCTCAAATGAATCTCAATCTTGACATTATCGATCTCGGCGGAGGTCTTGGTATCCCCTATCAAAATCAAACGACGACTATAGACTTCAAGGACATTAATGCTGCTTTAGTAAGACTTAAAGAAAAGCATCAATTAAAAACGATTTGGATGGAACTTGGTCGCTACGCAGTTGGTGATTGTGGTTTTTACATGTCACAAGTTATCGATCGTAAGAATGTGCGAGGTAGAGATATTCTAGTTCTTGATGGCGGTATTAATCATATCGCAAGACCGGCCCTTACTGACCAAGCATTTCCTTGTCATGTCTTCAAAAAGGAAAACCCAACGTCAACAAAAGAGTTTCACGTCCATGGTCCACTATGTACAGCTCTTGATAAGCTCGGTGTGTTTGAATTACCAGAGAACACAGATTACGGTGACTGGTTAGTATTTTCGCAGTGTGGGGCCTATGGCTTTACTGAGGCGATGCCTTTCTTCCTATGCCATAACCTGCCCGCAGAAGTTGTTAGCTACAAAGGGGATATTATGACCCCGAGAGTAATTAAGAGCTCATCTGACTGGCTTGTATAA